Sequence from the Helicobacter acinonychis genome:
AAAGGCAAAACGCGAATCGGACCCACCGCTTTAGCGATGCCTAAATTAGAGCGCAACAAATGTTGGCTTAAGGGCATTAGTCTGGAATTATTGAAAATGGATTTGAATAAAGATGTGTTTAAGATTGCATTTGATTTGATGAGCGATAAAGAAATCCGTAATTATGTGCTTAAAAACATGGTTTTTGAATTGCCTGTTATTGGTAAAAGGGAGTTTTTAAAAGACGCTCAAAAAAATCATCCCCTCTCTTAGCCTAGAAGATTTGGAATACGCCCATGGTTTTGGCGAAGTGCGCCCACAAGTTTTAGACAAAACCAAGCGAAAACTAGAATTAGGCGAAAAAAAAGATTTGCACCCATAAAGGCATTACTTTTAACATGACCCCTTCTCCAGGCGCGACAAGTTGCTTACAAAACGCCCTTGTGGATTCCCAAGAAATCGTTGCGTATTTGGGCGAAAGCTTTGAATTAGAACGATTTTATAAAGATTTATCTCCAGAAGAGTTGGAAAGTTAAAATGCAAGAAGGACAAGAAGCCCAAGAAATCGCTAGAAAAGCCGTTAAAATTGTCTTTTTTTTAGGGCTTGTGGTGGTGCTTTTGATGATGATAAACCTTTACATGCTTATCAATCAAATCAATGCGAGCGCTCAAATGAGCCAAAAAATCAAAAAAATAGAAGAAAGACTCAATCAAGGGCAACAATAGGGGCTTTGGTTTATTAAGCAGTAACGAAAGTTTTGTTTTAAAATAGGGTTTTTTAAATTTAATTTTTATAGTAAAAACTCATTCCCTTAAGGGGTATTTTGAAATAATTCTCCCTACAACCCCCAACTAAAAACCCCCTAACCCAAGAAGACCGCTTAAGAAACTATCACTTGTTATGCAAACTCTTTATTATACTCAACTTTAAACTTTCCTTAAATTCAGCAATATTTAAGTTTATTTTCTTATAATAGTCGCTTTAATTTTATCAAAGGATTCTTATGACAAAGACTGCTAAAGTCAGTGACATCGTTCGTGATTGGGTCGTTTTGGACGCTAAGGACAAAGTTTTTGGCCGCTTGATCACTGAAATCGCCGTGCTTTTAAGAGGGAAACACCGCCCTTTTTACACCCCAAATGTGGATTGTGGGGATTTTGTAGTCGTTATCAATGCCAATAAGGTTAAATTTTCAGGCATGAAATTAGAAGATAAAGAGTATTTCACCCATTCAGGCTATTTTGGCAGCACCAAGAGTAAAACTCTCCAAGAAATGCTAGAAAAAACCCCTGAAAAGCTCTACCATTTAGCCGTTAGGGGCATGCTCCCTAAAACGAAATTAGGGAAAGCGATGATTAAAAAACTCAAAGTTTATTGTGATGATAAGCACCCTCACACCGCACAAACTAGCAAAAAGGACGCTAAATGAGAAAAATCTATGCTACCGGTAAAAGAAAAACGGCTATCGCTAAAGTGTGGCTCACTCCGGGTAAAGGCGAATTGAGTATCAATGAGCAAAGCCTAAACCAATGGTTAGGTGGGCATGAAGCCATTAAAATGAAAGTCATGCAACCCTTACTTTTAACCAAACAAGAGCAATCCGTGGATATTAAAGCGGTGGTTTTTGGTGGAGGGTATTCTGCACAAGCGGAAGCCTTAAGGCATGGCATTTCTAAAGCCTTGAACGCTTATGATATTGTTTTTAGAGCCATTTTAAAACCTAAAGGCTTGCTCACTAGGGATTCAAGGGTGGTCGAGCGCAAAAAATATGGTAAAAGAAAGGCCAGAAGAAGCCCGCAATTCTCTAAAAGATAATTTCTTTTACTCCCCTTTTTGGGGGGGCTTTGGCTCTCTCTTATTTTATTTATTTTATTCTTTTCTCTTTTCTCATTTTATTAAAGTTTCAAAATAATGTATAATGATCATTCGTTATTGAATCAGTTGTAAAAGGCAAGGGCGATGAAATCTACAAAAATTGGTTTTAAAATTGTCATAATGGTGTGTGCGGTTGTTGTTGCTATTAGTGCTATTATGGGCGTTATTATCAACTACAAGGTTGAAAGCGTGTTGCAACACCAAGCCACGGAATTGTTGCAAAAAGAAGCCCGACTGACTGGTTTTAAAATTCAAGGCATTATGAAGCGCATTTTTATTGGCGTTAATACCCTTGAAAAATTTCTAAGCGATGAAAACGGCTCTGTCAATGACGCTCTAAAAAGGCGCTTGCTCTCTGAATTTTTACTCGCAAACCCTCATGTGCTATTGATTAGCGCTATTTATACGAAGGACAATGAGCGGGTCATCACTGCGATGAATACCCGTTCAAAAATCCTTTATCCTAGCATCGCACTCAATCCAAACATGACCAATCAAGCCAAATCGCTCAAAGAGGCGACCCACTCAGACCCCTATTATAAAGAGATCAACGGCGATAAAATCTATGGCATGGATATTACTCTTCCTTTAATGGATAAAAATCAAAATTCTATGGGCGCGTTAAACCTCTTTTTAAACATTGATGCCTTTTATACAGATATAGTAGGCACAAGTAAAAGTAACACCTTTTTAATGGGGAAAGACGGTAGGCTTTTAATCAACCCCAATCATGAGATCCAAAGTAAAATTTTGAGCGCTATCAATCCGGATAAACGAGTGGCTAAAGCCGTAGAATATTATGACAAAAACGAAGCAGGCACTTTGAGTTACCATTCATTGAGCGGGAATACAGAAACCTTTTTAGCCATACAGCCCTTTGATTTTTTTGAAGAAAAAGGGGATAACAGCCATCATTGGCGTTGGGCTATTGGGAAATACATCAATAAGTCTTTAGTGTTTGAAGAAGCGACAAACACCAGATACATTATTATCACCACTTTGATTTTAGGCGTGTTGGTATTAGCTTTTTTAGTCTTTGTCATTATTTCCAATCTTGTCACCAAACGCATCAATGTGGTCAATAACACCCTAAATGATTTTTTCAACCTGCTCAATAACCCTAAAAATAATCATGCCATAAGCTTAACACCCCCAAACGCCTATGATGAAATCGGTCATATGCAAGCTTCTATCAATGAAAATATCCTTAAAACTCAAGAAAGCATTCAAGCCGATAATGAAGCGATTCAAAACAGCCTTGAAGTGGCTAATTTTGTGGAAAGTGGGGATTTCACCCAAGAAATCGCATGCGTGCCTAAAAACAAAGACTTGCAAGCCTTAAGAAACACGATTAATAGCATTATTCAGTATTTTCGCAACCAAATTGGCGCTAACATAGAAGCTTTAAATAACGCCCTAGAGCATTATAAAAATTTGGATTTTACCCACCATATCCAAGACCCTAAAGCCAACATGGAAAAAGCGCTCAACACTTTAGGGCAAGAAATTTCTAGCATGCTTAAAGCTTCTTTAGGGTTTGCTAACACGCTCAATAATGAATCCAAAGACTTAAAAACTTGCGTGGATAATTTGACCAAAACCGCCCACAAGCAAGAAAGAAGCTTGCAAAACACCACTAAATCCTTAGAAGAAATCACTAATATCATTACAACGATTGATTCTAAAAGCCAAGAGATGATCTCTCAAGGCGAAGACATTAAAAGCGTGGTGGATATGATTAGAGACATCGCCGATCAAACGAATTTATTAGCCCTAAATGCTGCTATTGAAGCCGCAAGAGCCGGCGAGCATGGGAGAGGCTTTGCGGTGGTGGCTGATGAAGTGCGAAAGCTCGCTGAAAGGACGCAAAAATCGCTCAGTGAAATTGAAGCGAATATTAATATTCTTGTTCAAAGCATCGCCGATAACGCTGAATCCATTAAAATGCAAAAATAAGGGCGTGGAAAATATCCACCGCTCCATAACGCCTTGCAACAAGATGTGCAAGATAATTTGACTATCGCTAACCATTCTTTACAAGTCAGCGATAAAATTGATGGGATCTCCCAAGATATTTTAGAAGATGTGGGTAAAAAGAAGTTTTAATTCCAAAAATGGTGGGTTAAGCTTTATTTTATCGTTTTAGATTTATTTTATTATCAAAATCACAAGAGAATATCATTT
This genomic interval carries:
- a CDS encoding DUF5408 family protein; protein product: MQEGQEAQEIARKAVKIVFFLGLVVVLLMMINLYMLINQINASAQMSQKIKKIEERLNQGQQ
- the rplM gene encoding 50S ribosomal protein L13, which produces MTKTAKVSDIVRDWVVLDAKDKVFGRLITEIAVLLRGKHRPFYTPNVDCGDFVVVINANKVKFSGMKLEDKEYFTHSGYFGSTKSKTLQEMLEKTPEKLYHLAVRGMLPKTKLGKAMIKKLKVYCDDKHPHTAQTSKKDAK
- the rpsI gene encoding 30S ribosomal protein S9 encodes the protein MRKIYATGKRKTAIAKVWLTPGKGELSINEQSLNQWLGGHEAIKMKVMQPLLLTKQEQSVDIKAVVFGGGYSAQAEALRHGISKALNAYDIVFRAILKPKGLLTRDSRVVERKKYGKRKARRSPQFSKR